Proteins from a single region of Chanodichthys erythropterus isolate Z2021 chromosome 13, ASM2448905v1, whole genome shotgun sequence:
- the hscb gene encoding iron-sulfur cluster co-chaperone protein HscB isoform X1 → MITLCRLRFLLTSSGFNHAHKCISDGQRLNIVLHPCFASERAVSSYSNVRVVKGRNAVKGHLNLRSFSTVTLNRLCWNCGSSAELFFCSSCNAIQPADDKTNYFDILNCEQRFSLDTQKLQKRYFELQRSLHPDNFGQKSLKEQEYSEEQSALVNKAYRTLQKPLSRAVYMLELQGVLLKEGADASADPAFLLEVMEINESLAETQSQDEVNAIGRLVREKLKDLTEQMNSSLNKGDLLTAKGLLAQMKYFTNIEEKVKDRITEGC, encoded by the exons ATGATAACTTTATGCAGGCTCCGATTTTTGTTAACATCTTCCGGATTTAATCACGCACATAAATGTATATCAGACGGACAACGTCTTAACATTGTCTTACATCCGTGTTTCGCTTCAGAAAGAGCGGTCAGTTCTTACAGTAACGTTAGAGTTGTGAAGGGTCGGAATGCAGTTAAAGGACACTTGAATCTGAGATCATTCAGCACTGTTACACTCAACAGACTCTGCTGGAACTGTGGATCTTCAGCTGAATTATTTTTCTGCTCCTCCTGTAATGCGATACAGCCTGCTGACGACAAGACTAATTATTTTGATATCCTGAACTG TGAACAAAGATTTTCTTTGGACACCCAAAAACTTCAGAAAAGATACTTTGAGCTGCAAAGATCTCTCCATCCTGACAACTTCGGCCAGAAATCATTG AAAGAGCAGGAATATTCAGAAGAACAATCAGCACTGGTGAACAAAGCCTACAGAACACTGCAGAAACCTCTGAGTCGGGCCGTCTACATG TTGGAGCTGCAAGGGGTTTTGCTGAAGGAGGGAGCAGATGCCAGCGCGGACCCCGCGTTTCTCCTAGAGGTCATGGAGATCAACGAGAGCCTCGCAGAGACACAGAGCCAAGACGAGGTCAATGCTATCGGGCGGTTGGTGCGAG AGAAATTGAAAGACTTGACTGAACAGATGAATTCATCCCTAAACAAAG GGGATCTGCTGACCGCCAAAGGGCTTCTGGCCCAGATGAAGTACTTCACAAATATAGAGGAAAAGGTAAAAGACAGAATCACAGAGGGTTGCTAA
- the hscb gene encoding iron-sulfur cluster co-chaperone protein HscB isoform X2, which yields MITLCRLRFLLTSSGFNHAHKCISDGQRLNIVLHPCFASERAVSSYSNVRVVKGRNAVKGHLNLRSFSTVTLNRLCWNCGSSAELFFCSSCNAIQPADDKTNYFDILNCEQRFSLDTQKLQKRYFELQRSLHPDNFGQKSLKEQEYSEEQSALVNKAYRTLQKPLSRAVYMLELQGVLLKEGADASADPAFLLEVMEINESLAETQSQDEVNAIGRLVREKLKDLTEQMNSSLNKGDLLTAKGLLAQMKYFTNIEEKVD from the exons ATGATAACTTTATGCAGGCTCCGATTTTTGTTAACATCTTCCGGATTTAATCACGCACATAAATGTATATCAGACGGACAACGTCTTAACATTGTCTTACATCCGTGTTTCGCTTCAGAAAGAGCGGTCAGTTCTTACAGTAACGTTAGAGTTGTGAAGGGTCGGAATGCAGTTAAAGGACACTTGAATCTGAGATCATTCAGCACTGTTACACTCAACAGACTCTGCTGGAACTGTGGATCTTCAGCTGAATTATTTTTCTGCTCCTCCTGTAATGCGATACAGCCTGCTGACGACAAGACTAATTATTTTGATATCCTGAACTG TGAACAAAGATTTTCTTTGGACACCCAAAAACTTCAGAAAAGATACTTTGAGCTGCAAAGATCTCTCCATCCTGACAACTTCGGCCAGAAATCATTG AAAGAGCAGGAATATTCAGAAGAACAATCAGCACTGGTGAACAAAGCCTACAGAACACTGCAGAAACCTCTGAGTCGGGCCGTCTACATG TTGGAGCTGCAAGGGGTTTTGCTGAAGGAGGGAGCAGATGCCAGCGCGGACCCCGCGTTTCTCCTAGAGGTCATGGAGATCAACGAGAGCCTCGCAGAGACACAGAGCCAAGACGAGGTCAATGCTATCGGGCGGTTGGTGCGAG AGAAATTGAAAGACTTGACTGAACAGATGAATTCATCCCTAAACAAAG GGGATCTGCTGACCGCCAAAGGGCTTCTGGCCCAGATGAAGTACTTCACAAATATAGAGGAAAAG